The genomic window CCGGCTCGTTCCCTTCGAGGGCAAGGGCCACGGCTTTTTCAACGGGGCGTTCTTCCGCAAGAAAAACGGAGACGAAGCATTCAACAAGACCATGGAGCAGGGCATCGGGTTCCTGGTGCGCCATGGTTTCGCACCTTCAAAAAACTAAGGATGGATTGGAATGCGGTTGATCAAAAAAAACATAGGCGTCGTCGTGCTGTCTGTGGGGATTGCGGGGGTTGCTTGCGCGGGAGCTCCCAATGTCATCGTCATCATGGCGGATGATCTGGGATACAACGATTTGGGCTGCTATGGCTGCAAAGATATCCCGACGCCGCATTTGGATAAACTGGCCGGCGAGGGTGTGCGCTTTACCTCCGGCTATGTGACCTGGCCGATGTGCGGTCCGTCGCGGGCCGGTTTTCTTACCGGGAAACACCAATCCAAATTTGGGTATTATGAAAATGTGTCGGCACCGTTTGATCCGAATCAGGGTTTGCCGAAAATCGAGACGATCGCCAGTCTGCTGCAAAAGCAGGGATACACCACCGGCGGGGTGGGCAAGTGGCACATGGGCACCACCGATGATCAGCATCCCAATGCCATGGGCTTTGATGACTGGTTCGGTTTTCTGGGCGGAGGACTGATGTATTTCCCGCTCGACCATCCTTCCTATAACGGCCGCTTTACGCCGATCAAACGCCCGCTGAGTATGAAGTATATGCAGCATACCCTGCCGGTGATCCACAATCGGGAGCCGGTGGAATGGGATCAATACCTGACCCGGGAACTGACGGATGCGGGCATTCGCTTCCTGGAAAAGAACGCCGACAAACCGTTTTTCCTGTTTATGTCCTACAACGCTCCGCATCTCGATCTGGAGGCCCCGGAGGAGACGATTGCCAAGTTTCCTGCGGATCAGATGACCAAGGTGCCCGGCGTGAAGCCGGCGGCCCGCTCCATCTATGGCGCGATGGTCTATGAAATGGATGCGGGCATCGGGCAACTGTTGGCTAAACTCGATGCGCTGGGGCTTGCGGAGAATACGGTGGTTTGGTTTCTGAGTGATAATGGAGGGATGAAGCGTACGAGTGATAACCGACCCTTGAACGGAGCGAAAGGTAGCGCTTATGAGGGGGGATTGCGCGTACCCATGTTCGTGAAGTGGCCCGGTAAAACTCCATCAGGAAAAGTGCTCGACGCACCGGTCACCTCTCTGGATATCACGGCAACCTCCGTTGCCATGGCCGGCGGTGATCCGATAGCGGAAGGTCTGCACGGGAAAGATATTCGGCCGTACATGACCCAGCAGTCAACTGAAGCACCGCACGATGTGCTGTATTGGCACACCGCCCGCAGCATAGCTCCGGTAGGCGTTATCCGTGAAGGGGACTTTAAATTGATCATTGGAATGAAGGGAAAGCTGGAGCTGTATAATTTGAAGGACGACCTGGGTGAGACTAAAAACATCGCGGCAAGTTATCCGGAAAAAGCACAGGCAATGAAGGCCCGCTGGTTGGAATGGGATAAGGACAAACAGCCTCCGCTGTGGACGGGCGGTAAAAACATTCAATACGCCGACTACGACTGGCTCAAGGACAGTCAGCACTATAAAGCCGCAGATATTAAAAAAGGAAATGAATGATGAATAAACGATCGAAAACCCTAAGCCTGTTGTGTGCCTGGACGGTGTTGTCCGCTGTTGCTGTTCAGGCCAATGAACCCGTTACGATTGAATCCCTGTTGACGGAAATGATCGACCGTGATTCGGTCGCCCGTTATCCTGCAGCGGATTTTCGACTTAAGCAGCACAGCAGCTATAACCGGGCATCTAAAACTCCGGATGAGCCTGAGGGCTGGTTTAACAATAAGGACAACAATACGAGCGACAAACATGACAGTTTTATTCGTATTGAAGAAAACAACGGGCAAAAAGAATGGGTCCTGATGGATCATGAAGGTCCCGGGGCCATCGTGCGTACGTGGATGCCTTGGCGGAATCCCAAAAACGGCGGTACCGACATTAATATGAAGATCTACCTGGATGGTTCCGATACACCGGCGCTTGAGGGTAATATGCTGGGTATGTTTGATGGAACGGGCGTTATCCCATATCCCTTTGCCCATCCGTCCCTGCGCTCGTCGGTAAACTTTTTTCCGA from Pontiella desulfatans includes these protein-coding regions:
- a CDS encoding sulfatase; protein product: MRLIKKNIGVVVLSVGIAGVACAGAPNVIVIMADDLGYNDLGCYGCKDIPTPHLDKLAGEGVRFTSGYVTWPMCGPSRAGFLTGKHQSKFGYYENVSAPFDPNQGLPKIETIASLLQKQGYTTGGVGKWHMGTTDDQHPNAMGFDDWFGFLGGGLMYFPLDHPSYNGRFTPIKRPLSMKYMQHTLPVIHNREPVEWDQYLTRELTDAGIRFLEKNADKPFFLFMSYNAPHLDLEAPEETIAKFPADQMTKVPGVKPAARSIYGAMVYEMDAGIGQLLAKLDALGLAENTVVWFLSDNGGMKRTSDNRPLNGAKGSAYEGGLRVPMFVKWPGKTPSGKVLDAPVTSLDITATSVAMAGGDPIAEGLHGKDIRPYMTQQSTEAPHDVLYWHTARSIAPVGVIREGDFKLIIGMKGKLELYNLKDDLGETKNIAASYPEKAQAMKARWLEWDKDKQPPLWTGGKNIQYADYDWLKDSQHYKAADIKKGNE